From one Chryseobacterium sp. 3008163 genomic stretch:
- a CDS encoding MFS transporter — MENISTKTIDTTKIVYPILFMISFSHFLNDLIQSTIPSLYPILKGEFSLSFAQIGIITLVFQLTASILQPFVGIYTDKKPNPRSLAIGMGLSMAGLLLLAAAHQYYVILISVALIGMGSSIFHPEASRVAQLASGGQKGLAQSIFQVGGNSGSAIGPLLVALIILPLGQGYVGLFAIAAFIGIIVLWRIGNWYAERLSLKKSSKHPNDIIEIQLSRKKVLFSVTILLALVFSKYIYLASMTNYFTFFLIDKFHISVQDSQLFLFMFLSAVAVGTILGGKLGDKYGRKKIIWISILGAAPFTLCLPYLSLFWTIAFAVIIGLIIASAFSAILVYATDLMPNKIGLVAGLFFGFMFGMGGIGSAVLGAVADDTSIEYVFKICAFLPLMGIITAFLPNIKGNKK, encoded by the coding sequence TTACCCTATCCTATTCATGATTAGTTTTTCTCATTTTCTAAATGATCTAATTCAATCTACCATTCCTTCATTATATCCCATTTTAAAAGGAGAATTCAGTTTATCTTTTGCCCAGATTGGAATTATCACCTTGGTATTTCAACTCACCGCCTCAATTTTACAACCTTTTGTAGGAATTTACACTGACAAAAAACCTAACCCAAGATCTTTAGCCATCGGCATGGGATTATCAATGGCCGGATTACTTTTGTTGGCTGCTGCTCATCAGTATTATGTCATTCTAATTTCGGTTGCATTAATCGGAATGGGCTCTTCTATTTTTCATCCTGAAGCTTCAAGGGTAGCACAATTAGCATCTGGCGGACAAAAAGGATTGGCTCAATCTATATTTCAGGTAGGCGGAAATTCGGGAAGTGCGATTGGACCTTTGTTGGTTGCGTTGATTATTCTTCCTTTAGGACAAGGTTATGTAGGATTGTTTGCCATCGCAGCATTTATCGGAATCATCGTACTGTGGAGAATCGGAAACTGGTACGCTGAAAGATTATCATTGAAAAAATCATCAAAACATCCAAATGACATCATTGAAATACAGCTTTCCCGTAAAAAAGTTCTGTTTTCAGTGACTATTTTATTGGCTTTGGTATTTTCAAAATACATTTATCTGGCTTCAATGACCAATTATTTTACTTTTTTCTTGATAGACAAATTTCACATTTCGGTACAAGATTCTCAGTTATTTTTATTCATGTTTTTATCTGCAGTTGCTGTCGGAACCATTTTAGGAGGGAAATTAGGTGATAAATACGGCAGGAAAAAAATCATCTGGATTTCTATTTTAGGAGCGGCACCCTTCACACTTTGTCTTCCCTATCTTTCACTATTCTGGACAATTGCATTTGCAGTTATCATAGGATTAATCATCGCTTCCGCATTTTCTGCAATATTAGTCTATGCCACAGATTTGATGCCCAATAAAATCGGATTGGTTGCAGGATTATTCTTCGGATTTATGTTTGGAATGGGCGGAATAGGTTCTGCCGTTTTAGGAGCAGTCGCAGATGACACCAGCATAGAATATGTTTTCAAAATCTGCGCATTCTTACCTTTGATGGGAATTATTACCGCATTTCTGCCCAATATAAAAGGGAATAAAAAATAG
- a CDS encoding transporter, with product MKKIIFIISLISLNSFQAKTVNDSLYISNNFQDEILFNECDACGCAAGNGSSGFESLLNPQFIGIKYFAQHYKAKENLFINDLTQDQYFNTIQLWAKIPLTQKLSIYGSLPFYFHEKKTLQGDININGIGDFNLMGIYQLISSKDNIHQLNGGVGVKVPLGKFDEKGISGVNPSFQLGTGSWDYQAVLNYRFQKNKFALLLNTDYTIKTKNKKNYQFGNQWNYLATGFYQIFGSEKSILSAKFGFQGEVYDRNLQYKEVLPKTAGSALYGKLGFEASYKKFSLGTEVMLPTYTNLAGGDIEAKSRFSVFLNFGI from the coding sequence ATGAAGAAAATAATTTTTATCATAAGTCTGATTTCTTTGAACAGTTTTCAGGCAAAAACAGTGAATGACAGTTTATACATTTCAAATAATTTTCAAGATGAGATTTTATTCAACGAATGCGATGCCTGCGGTTGTGCGGCAGGAAATGGATCTTCAGGTTTTGAATCTCTTTTGAATCCTCAGTTTATCGGAATTAAATATTTTGCTCAGCATTATAAAGCCAAAGAGAATTTGTTTATCAATGATTTAACGCAGGATCAATATTTCAATACCATTCAGCTTTGGGCAAAAATTCCCTTGACTCAAAAATTGAGTATTTACGGAAGTCTGCCGTTTTATTTTCATGAAAAGAAAACTTTGCAGGGCGATATCAATATCAACGGAATCGGAGATTTTAATTTGATGGGAATTTATCAATTGATTAGTTCAAAAGACAATATTCATCAACTGAATGGTGGAGTCGGAGTAAAAGTTCCGCTCGGAAAGTTTGATGAAAAAGGAATTTCCGGAGTCAATCCTAGTTTTCAGTTGGGAACCGGAAGTTGGGATTATCAGGCAGTTTTAAATTACAGATTTCAAAAAAATAAATTTGCCTTACTTCTCAATACCGATTATACCATTAAAACTAAAAACAAAAAAAATTATCAGTTTGGGAATCAGTGGAATTATTTAGCCACAGGATTTTATCAAATCTTTGGAAGTGAGAAAAGTATTCTTTCTGCAAAATTTGGTTTTCAGGGTGAAGTCTATGACCGAAACCTCCAATATAAAGAAGTACTTCCGAAAACTGCCGGAAGTGCTTTGTACGGGAAGTTAGGTTTTGAAGCTTCTTATAAAAAGTTCAGTCTGGGAACAGAAGTCATGCTTCCGACTTACACCAATTTGGCAGGAGGAGATATTGAAGCGAAATCAAGATTCAGTGTTTTTCTCAATTTTGGTATTTAA
- a CDS encoding cytochrome-c peroxidase — translation MTKLILKTGLLIVAFLNFISCSDEVIQPLDKDEAVNLQFPSYFPEMTFDKDENPITKNGVELGRKLFYEGRLSRNNTISCGFCHIHEHAFTHHGHTVSHGIDDRIGIRNAPAIQNMAFLKRYMWDGVIHNLNQQPIIPITDANEMDSSMPEVITKLSKEDVYKKLFKQAYGDESITGERVLKALSQFMATLISADSKYDRFKQGKVNLSSEESQGMALFQQKCASCHGGELFTDESFRNTGMYYNTQFKDAGRHRVTLDQNDWMKFRVPSLRNVEYTAPYMHDGRFYTLEAVLNFYSDSVEDHPNLDTQLKQNNHIGIAMNAQEKQFIISFLKTLSDKNFISNPKFAE, via the coding sequence ATGACTAAACTTATTTTAAAAACAGGATTATTAATTGTCGCTTTTCTAAATTTTATTTCGTGTTCTGATGAGGTAATTCAGCCTTTAGATAAAGATGAAGCGGTGAATCTTCAGTTTCCATCTTACTTTCCAGAAATGACCTTTGATAAAGATGAAAATCCAATCACAAAAAATGGAGTAGAGTTGGGCAGAAAATTATTTTATGAAGGCAGACTTTCAAGAAATAATACCATTTCCTGCGGTTTCTGTCACATTCACGAACATGCATTTACCCATCATGGTCACACGGTAAGTCATGGAATTGACGACAGAATAGGAATCAGAAATGCGCCGGCCATTCAAAACATGGCTTTTCTGAAACGGTATATGTGGGACGGAGTGATTCATAATTTAAACCAACAGCCGATTATTCCGATCACCGATGCAAACGAAATGGATAGTTCGATGCCTGAAGTGATTACCAAACTCAGTAAAGAGGATGTTTATAAAAAATTATTTAAGCAGGCTTACGGAGACGAAAGTATTACCGGAGAAAGAGTGTTGAAAGCATTGTCGCAGTTTATGGCCACTTTGATTTCGGCAGATTCCAAATATGATCGGTTTAAACAGGGGAAAGTAAATTTATCTTCTGAAGAATCTCAGGGAATGGCTTTGTTTCAGCAAAAATGCGCTTCTTGTCACGGTGGAGAATTGTTTACCGATGAAAGCTTCAGGAACACCGGAATGTATTACAATACCCAATTTAAAGATGCAGGACGACATCGTGTGACGTTGGATCAAAATGACTGGATGAAATTCAGAGTTCCAAGTTTAAGGAATGTTGAATACACAGCACCTTACATGCATGACGGAAGATTTTACACTTTGGAAGCTGTACTTAATTTTTATTCTGATAGTGTTGAAGATCATCCTAATCTCGACACGCAACTGAAACAGAACAATCATATTGGAATTGCGATGAATGCTCAGGAAAAACAATTCATTATTTCTTTTCTGAAAACGCTATCTGACAAAAATTTTATTTCTAATCCAAAATTCGCTGAATAA
- a CDS encoding MbnP family protein — translation MNINKFLSLFFIAFTFLTFTSCRNNDEEDSSPEAKGKLQLKFENGFNNLGNIVLNQTTQTSSSAQKHQFSTLKYVISNISLIDENGNEFKYNENNPDKGAFIINQEKAVAGIIYVDLDEIPKNNYKKIKFGLGISQNAYLLGQNGQAEFWEKAKKESLTWSWAAGYIFVKLEGKYGTSSASTEFMNHTGNMGNVAANNTPDLYREVTLDLPTTARVSTTVKPSIHILADFNQYLSGETALSLSTANDMAMGSNQHLVNVTNNLTKMFKVDHVHND, via the coding sequence ATGAACATCAATAAATTTTTATCATTATTCTTTATTGCCTTTACTTTTTTAACCTTTACATCATGTCGTAACAATGATGAAGAAGATTCATCACCGGAAGCAAAAGGAAAACTCCAACTTAAATTTGAAAACGGATTCAATAATCTCGGAAATATTGTTCTTAATCAAACTACTCAAACGTCTTCCAGCGCACAAAAACATCAGTTTTCAACCTTAAAATATGTTATCAGCAACATCAGTTTGATCGACGAAAACGGAAATGAATTCAAATACAACGAAAATAATCCCGACAAAGGTGCTTTTATCATCAATCAAGAGAAAGCCGTTGCCGGAATTATTTATGTAGACTTAGATGAAATTCCGAAAAACAATTACAAGAAAATAAAATTCGGATTAGGGATCAGTCAAAATGCTTATTTGCTGGGACAAAACGGACAAGCAGAATTCTGGGAAAAAGCCAAAAAAGAAAGTCTGACCTGGTCTTGGGCTGCCGGATATATTTTCGTAAAACTCGAAGGAAAATACGGAACGAGTTCTGCCAGCACAGAATTTATGAATCACACCGGAAACATGGGAAATGTAGCCGCCAATAATACTCCAGATTTGTATCGTGAAGTCACTTTGGATCTTCCAACAACCGCGAGAGTCTCGACAACAGTAAAACCTTCGATTCATATTTTGGCAGATTTCAACCAATACTTAAGTGGAGAAACTGCTTTAAGCCTTTCTACAGCTAATGATATGGCGATGGGCTCCAATCAGCATTTGGTAAATGTGACGAATAATTTAACGAAAATGTTTAAAGTAGATCACGTTCACAATGACTAA
- a CDS encoding superoxide dismutase, producing the protein MKIFKVAAFTAVFAAQFAFAQFKQTPLPYAYNALEGNIDAQTMEIHYSKHAAAYVANLNKAIAGTPQEKQTLFEILSKAGTLPMAVRNNAGGHYNHELFWTVLTPQKDTKPSVKLTKAITDAFGSMDAFKEKMAKAGADRFGSGWAWLSVDKSGKLFVSSTPNQDNPLMDVVEEKGTPIFGIDVWEHAYYLKYQNKRADYLTAIWNVTNWKEISRRYDEALSKK; encoded by the coding sequence ATGAAGATTTTTAAAGTAGCTGCATTCACTGCAGTATTTGCGGCGCAGTTTGCGTTTGCACAGTTCAAACAAACGCCTTTACCATACGCTTACAATGCGTTGGAAGGTAATATTGATGCACAAACCATGGAAATTCATTATTCAAAACACGCTGCAGCGTACGTTGCGAATTTGAATAAAGCAATTGCCGGAACTCCACAGGAAAAACAAACGTTGTTTGAGATTCTTTCAAAGGCGGGAACTTTGCCAATGGCGGTAAGAAATAATGCTGGCGGACATTACAACCATGAGCTATTCTGGACGGTTTTGACTCCACAAAAAGACACAAAGCCTTCTGTGAAATTAACAAAAGCAATCACGGATGCTTTCGGAAGCATGGACGCCTTTAAAGAAAAAATGGCTAAAGCAGGAGCAGACCGTTTTGGTTCTGGCTGGGCTTGGCTTTCTGTAGATAAAAGCGGGAAATTATTTGTTTCCTCAACACCAAATCAGGACAATCCTTTGATGGATGTGGTGGAAGAAAAAGGAACTCCAATCTTCGGAATCGACGTTTGGGAGCACGCTTACTATCTGAAATATCAGAACAAAAGAGCGGATTACTTAACTGCCATTTGGAACGTTACCAATTGGAAAGAAATCAGCAGAAGATATGACGAAGCGTTAAGCAAAAAATAA
- a CDS encoding SCO family protein produces MSKNKKADSSAKKKIIIPIAIIALLFLGIGFGMSYFKSNLYMVMKVPDFELTDQNNKKVTNKDMLGKVYLVEFFFSKCPTICPVMNSNMRAIEDEINNPDFGIISISIDPENDTPELLKSHARRIGVKSPNWHFLTGDRAYIGNLADQFDIYVGDKEDESENLNHSGMIALVDQDGNIRCRYNKENMPILYYSGLNYEDAEGKIPKLTGKFHPDREILIEDIKKLLK; encoded by the coding sequence ATGTCCAAAAATAAAAAGGCCGATAGTAGTGCAAAAAAGAAGATTATCATTCCGATTGCAATCATTGCCTTACTGTTTTTAGGAATAGGATTTGGGATGAGTTATTTTAAAAGCAATCTTTATATGGTGATGAAAGTTCCGGATTTTGAACTGACTGATCAGAACAATAAAAAAGTGACAAATAAAGATATGTTGGGGAAAGTTTATTTGGTTGAATTTTTCTTCAGCAAATGTCCAACGATTTGTCCGGTGATGAATTCCAACATGAGAGCGATTGAAGATGAGATTAACAATCCTGATTTTGGAATTATTTCTATCAGTATTGATCCTGAAAATGATACTCCTGAGCTTTTGAAAAGTCATGCTCGAAGAATAGGCGTAAAATCTCCGAACTGGCATTTTTTGACTGGTGACCGAGCCTATATCGGAAATCTGGCAGATCAGTTTGATATTTATGTTGGCGATAAAGAAGACGAAAGCGAAAACCTCAATCACAGCGGAATGATTGCCTTAGTCGACCAAGATGGAAACATCAGATGTCGATACAATAAAGAAAATATGCCGATTCTTTATTATTCAGGATTAAATTATGAAGATGCCGAAGGAAAAATCCCTAAATTGACAGGCAAGTTTCATCCAGACCGAGAAATTTTAATTGAGGATATTAAGAAATTACTGAAATAA
- a CDS encoding YHS domain-containing protein, which translates to MKSKILLTAFLSVSLLACAQETPKVKHKKKNTATKTTAQKVKFANAVDPICDMPTESDMKDTAVYKNKTYGFCSSYCKDEFKKNPEKYVQK; encoded by the coding sequence ATGAAATCAAAGATTTTATTAACGGCATTTTTGTCTGTTTCATTATTAGCCTGTGCGCAGGAAACCCCGAAAGTAAAGCATAAAAAGAAAAATACTGCTACAAAAACGACTGCCCAAAAAGTGAAGTTTGCAAACGCTGTAGACCCGATTTGTGATATGCCTACCGAAAGCGATATGAAAGATACTGCGGTCTACAAAAATAAAACGTACGGTTTTTGCAGTAGCTATTGTAAGGATGAGTTTAAGAAAAATCCTGAGAAGTATGTCCAAAAATAA
- a CDS encoding heavy metal translocating P-type ATPase: MEECCSTKPKKEYNHNHEGHDHDHSHDTGDQSTFQMFLPAIISFTLLLIGIALDYYIKPDWFSGWIRLVWYLIAYVPVGFPVLKEAYGSITKGDVFSEFFLMGIATIGAFAIGEYPEGVAVMLFYSVGEVFQAMAVTKAKSNIKSLLDQRPDEVTVLENGKPRMMKAVDAKIGDIIQLKSGEKLGLDGELLSDKSSFNTSALTGESKPDTKIKGETVLAGMINLNTVSQIKVTASFKDSKLSKILELVQNATSQKAPTELFIRKFAKIYTPIVVFLAIGITLLPYFFIENYQFKEWLYKALVFLVISCPCALVISIPLGYFGGIGAGSRNGILIKGSNFLDVLANIQNVVMDKTGTMTEGVFKVQEVHFSKEFNQEEILKLVNALEGQSTHPVATAIHEFVGEVDHSIQLENVEEIAGQGLKADINGKEILVGNLKLMKQFNISFDVNIEKIVYTLIAVAYDKKFVGYLTIADSIKEDAQLTINKLKSLGVKTTMLSGDKTSVVQFVADQLGIENAYGDLLPEDKVNKVKEIKAKNQTVAFVGDGVNDAPVVALSDVGIAMGGLGSDATIETADIVIQDDQPSKIPMAINIGKQTKKIVWQNIILAFAVKAIVLILGAGGLATMWEAVFADVGVALLAILNAVRIQRMKF; this comes from the coding sequence ATGGAAGAATGTTGCAGTACAAAACCTAAAAAAGAATATAATCACAATCATGAAGGTCATGACCACGACCATTCTCATGATACGGGAGATCAATCTACGTTTCAGATGTTTCTTCCTGCGATTATTTCTTTTACTTTATTATTAATAGGAATCGCTTTAGATTATTATATAAAACCCGATTGGTTTTCGGGCTGGATTCGCTTGGTTTGGTATTTAATTGCTTACGTTCCTGTCGGATTTCCAGTTTTGAAAGAGGCATATGGAAGTATCACGAAAGGTGATGTGTTTTCTGAGTTTTTCCTGATGGGAATTGCCACAATCGGTGCTTTTGCAATCGGAGAATATCCCGAAGGTGTTGCCGTGATGCTGTTTTATTCTGTAGGTGAAGTTTTCCAGGCAATGGCAGTGACCAAAGCCAAATCAAATATCAAATCTCTTCTCGACCAGCGTCCTGATGAAGTTACCGTTTTAGAAAATGGGAAGCCGAGAATGATGAAAGCTGTCGATGCAAAAATTGGGGATATTATTCAGTTAAAATCGGGGGAGAAATTAGGATTAGACGGCGAATTGCTTTCAGATAAATCATCTTTCAATACTTCTGCACTTACCGGAGAAAGCAAACCCGACACAAAAATAAAAGGTGAAACGGTTTTAGCAGGAATGATTAATTTAAATACTGTCAGTCAAATCAAAGTTACTGCTTCATTTAAAGACAGTAAGTTGAGCAAAATCTTAGAACTCGTTCAGAATGCGACGTCTCAAAAAGCTCCGACAGAACTTTTCATCAGAAAATTTGCGAAAATTTACACCCCAATCGTTGTATTTCTGGCGATAGGAATTACTTTGTTACCGTATTTTTTCATTGAAAATTATCAGTTTAAAGAATGGCTCTACAAAGCATTGGTTTTCTTGGTTATCTCTTGTCCTTGTGCTTTGGTTATTTCTATTCCACTAGGATATTTTGGTGGAATTGGAGCAGGAAGCCGTAATGGGATTTTAATTAAAGGCAGCAATTTCTTAGATGTTTTGGCTAATATTCAGAATGTGGTGATGGATAAAACAGGAACGATGACCGAAGGAGTTTTTAAAGTGCAGGAAGTTCATTTTAGTAAAGAATTTAATCAGGAAGAAATTTTAAAACTTGTCAATGCACTTGAAGGTCAAAGCACACATCCCGTTGCAACCGCTATTCATGAGTTTGTGGGCGAAGTGGATCATTCAATTCAGTTAGAAAATGTAGAAGAAATTGCAGGACAAGGTTTAAAAGCTGACATCAACGGCAAGGAAATTTTAGTCGGAAATCTAAAACTCATGAAGCAGTTCAATATTTCATTTGATGTCAATATTGAAAAGATTGTCTACACTTTAATTGCCGTCGCTTATGATAAAAAGTTTGTTGGTTATCTTACAATTGCAGATAGTATTAAAGAAGACGCTCAATTAACGATTAATAAATTGAAGTCATTGGGCGTAAAAACAACCATGTTAAGTGGTGACAAAACTTCCGTAGTTCAGTTCGTTGCCGATCAGTTGGGCATTGAAAATGCTTACGGCGACTTACTTCCAGAAGATAAAGTCAATAAGGTAAAAGAAATCAAAGCGAAAAATCAAACAGTAGCTTTTGTAGGAGACGGCGTGAATGATGCTCCTGTTGTTGCTTTAAGCGACGTGGGAATAGCAATGGGCGGTTTAGGAAGTGATGCCACCATTGAAACTGCTGATATTGTGATTCAGGATGACCAGCCAAGTAAAATTCCAATGGCAATCAATATAGGAAAACAAACTAAAAAAATAGTTTGGCAAAATATTATTCTGGCTTTTGCTGTCAAAGCCATCGTTCTGATTCTCGGAGCAGGCGGTTTAGCAACCATGTGGGAAGCTGTTTTTGCCGACGTCGGTGTTGCATTATTGGCGATATTAAATGCAGTGAGAATTCAAAGGATGAAGTTTTGA
- a CDS encoding Fur family transcriptional regulator, whose protein sequence is MKKDIENKLIDKNTKPTSMRILVYDFLSSQEAALSLSEIENYFENADRTTIYRTLKTFEEKGIVHSIQENTTTKYKLCHDGCDETTHKDWHLHFYCKICKQTTCKEDVSIPENIQTNFRIDEIRLFAKGICENCLESLQ, encoded by the coding sequence ATGAAAAAAGATATTGAAAATAAATTAATAGATAAAAATACCAAGCCTACAAGCATGAGGATTTTGGTGTATGATTTTTTGAGTTCTCAGGAAGCAGCTTTGTCATTATCAGAAATTGAAAATTATTTTGAAAATGCCGACCGAACTACAATTTATCGAACATTAAAAACCTTTGAGGAAAAAGGAATTGTTCACAGCATACAGGAAAATACCACGACAAAATATAAGCTTTGCCACGATGGTTGCGACGAGACAACACATAAAGACTGGCATCTTCATTTTTACTGTAAAATTTGCAAACAGACGACTTGCAAAGAAGATGTTTCAATCCCTGAAAATATTCAGACGAATTTCAGAATCGATGAAATAAGGCTTTTTGCCAAAGGAATTTGCGAGAATTGTCTTGAAAGTTTGCAATAG